One genomic segment of Ancylobacter sp. IITR112 includes these proteins:
- a CDS encoding LemA family protein: MLILSRLSGMSRRLLAPLLLVMLATGLAGCGVNNIPTNEEKAKAAWSDVLNQYQRRAELIPNLVETVKGYAQHESDVLTQVTQARAQATSIKVDASTITDPEQFKQFQQAQAQLSGALGRLIAVSEAYPDLKANQNFLALQAQIEGTENRIAVARRDYIEAVRVYNTELRTFPGVLWASTLYRSSKPMETFTISEEQMKAPQVKFN; the protein is encoded by the coding sequence ATGCTGATTCTCTCCCGCCTGTCGGGGATGTCCCGCCGCCTGCTGGCGCCGTTGCTTCTGGTGATGCTCGCCACCGGCTTGGCCGGGTGTGGGGTGAACAACATTCCCACCAATGAGGAAAAGGCGAAGGCGGCGTGGAGCGACGTGCTGAACCAGTATCAGCGCCGGGCCGAGCTGATTCCCAATCTCGTCGAGACGGTCAAGGGCTATGCCCAGCACGAAAGCGACGTGCTGACCCAGGTGACGCAGGCCCGGGCGCAGGCGACCTCGATCAAGGTCGACGCCTCCACCATTACCGATCCCGAACAGTTCAAGCAGTTCCAGCAGGCGCAGGCGCAGCTTTCCGGCGCGCTCGGCCGGCTGATCGCGGTGTCAGAAGCCTACCCCGATCTGAAGGCGAACCAGAACTTCCTCGCCCTGCAGGCGCAGATCGAAGGCACGGAGAACCGCATCGCCGTCGCGCGGCGCGATTATATCGAGGCGGTGCGGGTCTATAATACCGAGCTGCGCACCTTCCCCGGCGTCCTGTGGGCGAGCACGCTCTATCGCAGCAGCAAGCCGATGGAGACCTTCACCATCTCGGAAGAGCAGATGAAGGCGCCCCAGGTGAAGTTCAACTGA
- a CDS encoding YgcG family protein, translating to MRVLASSPLRRAAALWLLVGLVFAGLALGMGGARAELTFPALSGRVVDAAQVLTPDARAALEAKLAAQEARSTDQFVVATVPSLEGTSVEDYANRLFRFWKLGQADKNNGVLLLVAPNERRVRIETGYGLEGVLPDAVASTIIQTAILPAFREGDFAGGIEKGAGAVIEVLNLDPEEAKARASTGAEPEMSAEDWAHLVFIVLMIAFWAYVFYRQAKSGHLRTRGRRGAGALTGGAAGWDWSRRGGSGWSSGGGGGGFSGGGGSSGGGGASGSW from the coding sequence ATGCGGGTCCTCGCGTCTTCGCCTCTGCGCCGCGCCGCCGCGCTCTGGCTGCTGGTGGGGCTGGTGTTCGCCGGCCTCGCGCTGGGCATGGGCGGGGCGCGGGCGGAACTCACCTTTCCCGCCCTGTCCGGCCGCGTCGTTGATGCCGCGCAGGTGCTGACCCCCGACGCCCGCGCAGCGCTGGAGGCGAAGCTCGCCGCGCAGGAGGCGCGCAGCACCGACCAGTTCGTCGTCGCCACCGTGCCATCGCTTGAGGGCACATCGGTCGAGGATTACGCCAACCGCCTGTTCCGGTTCTGGAAGCTCGGCCAGGCCGACAAGAACAATGGCGTGCTGCTGCTGGTCGCGCCCAATGAGCGGCGGGTGCGGATCGAGACCGGCTATGGGTTGGAGGGTGTTCTACCCGATGCGGTGGCCAGCACCATCATCCAGACGGCGATCCTCCCCGCCTTCCGCGAGGGCGACTTTGCCGGCGGTATCGAGAAGGGGGCGGGCGCCGTCATCGAGGTGCTCAATCTCGACCCCGAAGAGGCGAAGGCAAGAGCCAGCACCGGCGCCGAACCGGAGATGAGCGCGGAGGATTGGGCGCATCTCGTCTTCATCGTGCTGATGATCGCCTTCTGGGCCTATGTGTTCTACCGTCAGGCCAAATCCGGCCATTTGCGAACGCGCGGGCGGCGCGGCGCGGGCGCGCTCACCGGCGGCGCCGCCGGCTGGGACTGGTCGCGGCGGGGCGGCAGCGGCTGGTCCAGCGGTGGCGGCGGCGGCGGTTTTTCCGGCGGGGGCGGCTCCTCCGGCGGCGGTGGCGCCTCGGGGAGCTGGTGA
- a CDS encoding TPM domain-containing protein encodes MAGGLSELEQAAVAAAIQTAEAGTAGEIRVVVLTRPLVSPAFYALMWAALLALVLPWPLALFTALDTPMLLSLQACAFVAVGAALVFTPLGAFTVPRFAREEAGRAAAVDQFLSLGIHQTRGRTGVLILVAPADHLVEVVADEAIHARVGHEAWEGVCGAVLAGARAGRLGDGLVEGVAAAGRILARHVPPGAGDANELPDRMIVL; translated from the coding sequence ATGGCGGGCGGTTTGAGTGAACTGGAACAGGCGGCCGTCGCTGCTGCGATCCAGACGGCGGAAGCCGGCACGGCGGGCGAAATCCGCGTCGTCGTGCTCACCCGGCCGCTGGTCAGCCCGGCTTTCTACGCGCTGATGTGGGCGGCGCTGCTGGCGCTGGTGCTGCCTTGGCCGCTTGCCCTGTTCACCGCGCTCGACACGCCGATGCTGCTTTCGCTGCAGGCTTGCGCCTTCGTGGCGGTGGGCGCGGCCCTGGTCTTCACCCCGCTCGGCGCGTTCACCGTACCGCGCTTCGCCCGCGAGGAAGCCGGCCGGGCGGCCGCGGTCGATCAATTCCTGAGCCTCGGGATTCATCAGACCCGCGGGCGCACCGGTGTGCTGATCCTGGTGGCGCCGGCCGATCATCTCGTTGAAGTCGTCGCCGACGAGGCGATCCACGCCCGGGTGGGGCATGAAGCCTGGGAGGGGGTTTGCGGCGCGGTGCTCGCCGGGGCTCGCGCGGGACGGCTCGGCGACGGGCTGGTCGAGGGCGTGGCGGCGGCGGGGCGCATCCTTGCCCGGCATGTGCCGCCCGGCGCGGGCGACGCCAATGAACTGCCGGACCGGATGATCGTGCTCTGA
- a CDS encoding ATP-dependent Clp protease proteolytic subunit has product MEAPAPPSPALPPRPLWRRALGERPDETLLRAVLRTLLVLAVAVVVWDFHERKPAPPLRPGAVPAEVPAVPYLPSARPGVKPPGEDRPGRSPDSALRQPMTLELLADGRLEATGTLTPGTAERFAAELDKRGSYVKTVVLNSPGGSVSDALTMGRAIRARGLDTRVEAKGLCASSCPLIFASGVTRTALPGAAIGVHQVFAALPPGAPRLDGAEGMAQAQRVSAEAQRHLVEMGVDPRVWISAMETPPQEMFYFTAPELSELKLVTSPS; this is encoded by the coding sequence TTGGAGGCTCCCGCCCCGCCATCCCCCGCCCTGCCGCCACGCCCGCTCTGGCGCCGCGCGCTGGGCGAGCGTCCGGACGAAACCCTGCTGCGCGCCGTGTTGCGCACCCTGCTGGTACTGGCGGTGGCGGTTGTGGTGTGGGATTTCCACGAGCGCAAGCCGGCGCCGCCCCTGCGCCCCGGAGCCGTGCCAGCAGAGGTGCCGGCCGTGCCCTATCTGCCCTCCGCTCGCCCCGGCGTGAAGCCACCGGGCGAGGACCGGCCCGGCCGGTCGCCCGACAGCGCGCTGCGCCAGCCGATGACCCTCGAATTGCTGGCCGATGGCCGGCTGGAAGCGACCGGAACCCTCACGCCCGGTACGGCGGAACGCTTCGCCGCCGAACTCGACAAGCGCGGCTCCTATGTGAAGACGGTGGTGCTGAACTCGCCGGGCGGCTCGGTGTCCGACGCTCTGACGATGGGCAGGGCGATCCGCGCCCGTGGGCTCGACACGCGCGTCGAGGCGAAGGGATTGTGCGCCTCGTCCTGCCCGCTCATCTTCGCCTCCGGAGTCACGCGCACGGCTCTTCCCGGCGCCGCGATCGGGGTGCATCAGGTGTTCGCCGCGCTGCCGCCCGGCGCGCCGCGCCTCGACGGCGCCGAGGGCATGGCGCAGGCGCAGCGCGTTTCCGCCGAGGCGCAGCGTCATCTGGTGGAGATGGGCGTCGATCCGCGGGTGTGGATCAGCGCCATGGAGACCCCGCCGCAAGAGATGTTCTACTTCACCGCTCCGGAACTGAGCGAGCTGAAGCTGGTGACATCACCGTCCTGA
- a CDS encoding YihY/virulence factor BrkB family protein encodes MEIPARGWRDILLRTAKAFFANRVLGLSAGVTFYALLATFPALAAIISLYGLFLNPATIQGQLEAAAWLLPSGAIEVLRDQILRLTATETASLGWRFLFSLGAALWSANAATKAMIEALNIVYEEEERRSFLRLTLVTLTFTLGAVLFAVIALAAVVVLPLVLNVLRLPSGTERLISLLRWPTLAVIVALLITVVYRFGPSRERPQWKWVSLGSAVAAVLWLATSAGFSWYVSHYASYEQTYGSLGAVIGFMVWIWLSMSVLLLGGELNAEIEHQTALDTTTGAPQPIGQRGAHMADTVGAAQD; translated from the coding sequence ATGGAAATTCCGGCGCGGGGCTGGCGCGACATCCTGCTGCGCACGGCCAAGGCGTTCTTCGCCAACCGCGTGCTCGGCCTGTCGGCCGGCGTCACCTTCTATGCCCTTCTCGCCACCTTCCCGGCCCTGGCGGCCATCATCTCGCTCTACGGACTGTTCCTCAATCCGGCAACGATTCAGGGCCAGCTCGAAGCGGCGGCCTGGCTGCTGCCGTCGGGCGCCATCGAGGTGCTGCGCGACCAGATCCTGCGCCTGACCGCCACGGAGACCGCCAGTCTCGGCTGGCGGTTTCTCTTCAGCCTGGGGGCGGCGCTATGGAGCGCCAATGCCGCGACCAAGGCGATGATCGAGGCGCTGAACATCGTCTATGAGGAGGAGGAGCGACGCTCCTTCCTCCGCCTGACACTGGTCACGCTCACTTTCACGCTGGGGGCGGTGCTCTTCGCCGTTATCGCCCTTGCTGCGGTGGTGGTACTGCCGCTTGTGCTGAACGTGCTCCGGCTTCCTTCCGGCACGGAACGGCTGATCTCGCTGCTGCGCTGGCCGACGCTGGCGGTGATCGTCGCCCTCCTCATCACCGTGGTCTACCGGTTCGGCCCCTCGCGGGAGCGGCCGCAATGGAAATGGGTGAGCCTCGGCAGCGCTGTCGCCGCCGTGCTGTGGCTCGCCACCTCGGCCGGCTTCTCCTGGTATGTGAGCCATTACGCCTCCTATGAGCAGACCTATGGCTCGCTGGGGGCAGTGATCGGCTTCATGGTGTGGATCTGGCTGTCCATGTCGGTGCTGCTGCTGGGCGGGGAGTTGAACGCCGAGATCGAGCATCAGACAGCGCTAGACACCACCACTGGAGCGCCCCAGCCCATCGGCCAGCGCGGCGCGCATATGGCGGACACGGTCGGGGCCGCGCAGGACTGA